GCACCGCACGGTCCTCGACAACGTCGCCTACGGCCTGGAGATCCAGGGCATGGGCAAGGCCGAGCGGCGCGAACGGGCCGCCGAGGTCGTCGCCAAGGTCGGCCTGGAAGGCATGGAGCAGCGCCGCCCCGGCCAGCTCTCAGGCGGTCAGCGCCAGCGCGTCGGCCTCGCCCGCGCGCTCGCCGTCGACCCCGAAGTCCTGCTGTTCGACGAGCCGTTCAGCGCGCTCGACCCGATGATCCGGCGCGACATGCAGGAGGAGGTCGTCAGGCTGCACCAGGAGGAGGGCCGCACGATGGTCTTCATCACCCACGACCTCAACGAGGCCCTCAAGCTGGGCGACCGCATCGCCCTGATGCGCGACGGCCGGGTCGTGCAGCTCGGTACGCCCGAGGAGATCGTCGGCTCGCCCGCCGACGACTACGTCCGCGAGTTCGTCCGGGACGTCCCGCGCGAGCAGGTCATGACCGTCCGCACGGCCATGCGCCGCCCGTCGGCGGACCAGGACGGCAGCGGACCGGCGGTCCGGCCCGAGGCGACGGTCTCCGAGGCGATCGAGGCGGTCGCCCGCGCCGGCGCCCCGGCCCGTGTCATGGACGAGGGCCGCTGCGTGGGCATGATCGACTCCGACACCCTGCTCGGCGTCGTCGCCGGCACCGAGCAGCCCGCCCCGCCGGGGACCGAGCAGCCCAAGGAGGCGGTGTGATGGCGACCATCACCGCCTCCCCGCCCCGTATCGGCCTGCCCGGACTCCTCAGGCACCCGGCTGTCCGCAAGCTGCTGCTGCTCGCCCTGGCCGCCGCGATCCTCGTGCCGCTGGCCGACGCCCGCTGGGCGAGCGGCGCCTGGCCGAGCGCACTGACCGTCGACTTCTCCGAGCCGCTCGCCAAGGCCAGCGACTGGATCATCGACAACCGCGACAGCCACCCGCTGTTCCTGTACTTCTTCGGCCACGTCAGCAACGTCGTCGTGATCGCCGTACGGGCCGTCTACCTCACCCTCCTCGCCATCGGCTGGGCGGGTGTCACGGCCCTGGGCGCGCTGGTCGCCTGGCGCGTCGCGGGCGTCCGGCTCGCGCTCGGCACGGCCGTCGCGTTCCTCGCCTGCGGCCTGCTCGGCATGTGGGTGCCGACCATGCAGACGCTCGCCCTGATGGTCGTCGCGGTCGTCGCGTCGGTCGTCGTCGGCATGCTGCTCGGGCTCGCCGCCGGTCTTTCCGACCGGATGGACCGCGTCCTGCGCCCGGTCCTGGACACCATGCAGGTGCTGCCCGCCTTCGCCTACCTGCTGCCGGTCGTGCTGGTCTTCGGCATCGGCGTCCCGGCGGCCGTCCTGGCCACCGTCATCTACGCCGCCCCGCCCATGGCCCGTCTGACCTCGCTCGGTCTGCGCGGCGCCGACAAGGAGGTGCTTGAGGCCGTCGAGTCGCTCGGCTCCACCGCACGGCAGCGGCTGCTGACCGCCCGGCTCCCGCTGGCCCGCAAGGAACTCCTCCTCGGCGTCAACCAGACGATCATGATGGCGCTGTCCATGGCCGTCATCGCCGCCGTCATCGGCGCGGGCGGTCTCGGTGACCGCGTCTACCAGGCACTGGCCTCGGTCGACGTCGGTGCCGCGCTCGCCGCCGGTATCCCGATCGTGCTGCTGGCCGTCGTCCTGGACCGCGTCACCGGAGCGGCGGGGGAGAAGCTCGGTGCCGAACCGGAGCCCCGCAGCGGACTCGGCTGGCTCCTCGCCCTCGTCGGCGTGGTCGCCGTCGCGGTCGCCGGGCGTTTCGCGGGCCGGCTCGACTGGCCCGAAGCCTGGATCGTCGGCATCGCCGAGCCCGTCAACCGCGCCGTCGACTGGATGACCGCGCACCTGTACTCCGGCGTCCCCGTCATCGGCGGCACCGCCGACTGGGCCGGCCACTTCACCACCTGGGTCCTCGACCCGGTGCGCGGCGGCCTCCAGTGGCTGCCCTGGTGGTCGGTCCTGCTGATCGTCGCCGCCCTGGCCTGGGTGATCGGCACCTGGCGTACCGCGCTCACGGCCGTCCTCGCCATGGCCGCGATCGGCGTCCTCGGCGTCTGGCAGCCGTCGCTGGACACCCTGTCGCAGGTCCTCGCGGCCGTCGCCGTCACCCTCGTCGTCGGCTTCGCCACCGGCATCGCGGCGGCCCGCAGCGACCGTCTCGAGCGGCTACTGCGCCCGGTCCTCGACGTCTTCCAGACGATGCCGCAGTTCGTGTACCTGATCCCGGTCGTCGCCCTGTTCGGCGTCGGCCGCGCCCCGGCCGTCGCGGCCGCGATCGTGTACGCGCTCCCGGCCGTCGTCCGCATCACCACCCAGGGCCTGCGCCAGGTCGACCCGGCCGCGCTGGAGGCCTCCGGCTCGCTCGGCGCGACCAGCTGGCAGCAGCTGAAGCAGGTCCAGCTCCCGCTGGCCCGCCCGGCCCTGCTGCTCGCCGTCAACCAGGGCCTGGTCCTGGTCCTCGCCGTCGTAGTCATCGGCGGCCTGGTCGGCGGTGGCGCGCTCGGTTACGACGTCGTCTTCGGCCTCGCCCAGGGCGATCTGGCGACCGGTCTGGTGGCCGGCGCGGCGATCGTCTGCCTCGGCCTGATGCTCGACCGGGTGACCCAGCCCACCGAACGCCGCGCGAAGAAGGGAGCGTGACATGCGAGTCCGCAATACGGCCCTCGTCGCCGCTCTGAGCTCCCTGGCGCTGCTCACCGGCTGCGGTGCCGCCGACATGACCAAGCAGGCCTCGCCCTTCGCCAACGCGCAGGGCGCCAAGACCGTGACCCTGTCCGTGCAGTCCTGGGTGGGCGCCCAGGCCAACGTGGCCGTCGCCCAGTACATCCTGGAGCACGAGCTGGGCTACCGCGTCGACACCGTCCAGGTCGACGAGGTGCCCGCCTGGGACGCCCTCAGCCAGGGCCGCGTCGACGCGCTCCTGGAGGACTGGGGCCACCCCGAGCAGGAGCAGCGGTACGTCAAGGACAAGAAGACGATCGCCCCCGGCGGCGAACTCGGCGTCACCGGCCACATCGGCTGGTTCGTCCCGACGTACCTCGCCAAGCAGCACCCGGACATCACGAACTGGAAGAACCTCAACAAGTACTCCCACCTGTTCCGCACCCCGGAGAGCGGCGACAAGGGCCAGCTGATGGACGGTTCGCCGTCCTACGTCACCAACGACAAGGCGCTGGTGAAGAACCTGAAGCTGGACTACCAGGTGGTGTTCGCCGGGTCCGAGGCGGCGCAGATCACCCAGATGAGGCAGTTCGCCAAGGAGAAGAAGCCCTTCCTCACCTACTGGTACACGCCCCAGTGGCTCTTCAAGAAGGTCCCCATGACCGAGGTGAAGCTGCCGCCGTACAAGGAGGGCTGCGACGCCGACCCGGAGAAGGTCGCCTGCGCCTATCCGCACACGCCGCTGCAGAAGTACCTGAACTCGGGCTTCGCGAAGAACGGCGGCAAGGCGGCGGCCTTCCTGAAGAAGTTCAAGTGGACGACCGAGGACCAGAACGAGGTCTCCCTGATGATCGCCGACAAGAAGATGACGCCGGAGGAGGCGGCGAAGAAGTGGGTGGACAGCCACCGCTCCACGTGGAAGAAGTGGCTGTCCTGAGCGTTCCTACGGTCGCAAGCCGGCGGCGATCTCCCGCAGTGCGCGGGCGGCCTGCCGCTGGAGTCCCGGCCCGAAGGTGATCCGGGTGGCCCCTCGCGCGCCGAGTTCGGCGGGCGAGGGGCCGTGGCCCGGGACGGCCACGAC
The genomic region above belongs to Streptomyces coeruleorubidus and contains:
- a CDS encoding quaternary amine ABC transporter ATP-binding protein, which gives rise to MDTTPVFAVEGLWKVFGPKADRVPGDPELTALDPAELRARTGCTAAVRDVSFDVRKGEVFVVMGLSGSGKSTLVRCLTRLIEPTAGTIAIDGEDVRAMDRSRLRELRRHRAAMVFQHFGLLPHRTVLDNVAYGLEIQGMGKAERRERAAEVVAKVGLEGMEQRRPGQLSGGQRQRVGLARALAVDPEVLLFDEPFSALDPMIRRDMQEEVVRLHQEEGRTMVFITHDLNEALKLGDRIALMRDGRVVQLGTPEEIVGSPADDYVREFVRDVPREQVMTVRTAMRRPSADQDGSGPAVRPEATVSEAIEAVARAGAPARVMDEGRCVGMIDSDTLLGVVAGTEQPAPPGTEQPKEAV
- a CDS encoding ABC transporter permease, translating into MATITASPPRIGLPGLLRHPAVRKLLLLALAAAILVPLADARWASGAWPSALTVDFSEPLAKASDWIIDNRDSHPLFLYFFGHVSNVVVIAVRAVYLTLLAIGWAGVTALGALVAWRVAGVRLALGTAVAFLACGLLGMWVPTMQTLALMVVAVVASVVVGMLLGLAAGLSDRMDRVLRPVLDTMQVLPAFAYLLPVVLVFGIGVPAAVLATVIYAAPPMARLTSLGLRGADKEVLEAVESLGSTARQRLLTARLPLARKELLLGVNQTIMMALSMAVIAAVIGAGGLGDRVYQALASVDVGAALAAGIPIVLLAVVLDRVTGAAGEKLGAEPEPRSGLGWLLALVGVVAVAVAGRFAGRLDWPEAWIVGIAEPVNRAVDWMTAHLYSGVPVIGGTADWAGHFTTWVLDPVRGGLQWLPWWSVLLIVAALAWVIGTWRTALTAVLAMAAIGVLGVWQPSLDTLSQVLAAVAVTLVVGFATGIAAARSDRLERLLRPVLDVFQTMPQFVYLIPVVALFGVGRAPAVAAAIVYALPAVVRITTQGLRQVDPAALEASGSLGATSWQQLKQVQLPLARPALLLAVNQGLVLVLAVVVIGGLVGGGALGYDVVFGLAQGDLATGLVAGAAIVCLGLMLDRVTQPTERRAKKGA
- a CDS encoding ABC transporter substrate-binding protein — translated: MRVRNTALVAALSSLALLTGCGAADMTKQASPFANAQGAKTVTLSVQSWVGAQANVAVAQYILEHELGYRVDTVQVDEVPAWDALSQGRVDALLEDWGHPEQEQRYVKDKKTIAPGGELGVTGHIGWFVPTYLAKQHPDITNWKNLNKYSHLFRTPESGDKGQLMDGSPSYVTNDKALVKNLKLDYQVVFAGSEAAQITQMRQFAKEKKPFLTYWYTPQWLFKKVPMTEVKLPPYKEGCDADPEKVACAYPHTPLQKYLNSGFAKNGGKAAAFLKKFKWTTEDQNEVSLMIADKKMTPEEAAKKWVDSHRSTWKKWLS